In a genomic window of Mycolicibacillus parakoreensis:
- a CDS encoding wax ester/triacylglycerol synthase family O-acyltransferase, with protein MGKEVNAAGLPVELSAVDYLLHRGEANPRTRSGILSLEILDTTPDWSRFRATFEAASRKALRLREKVVVPTLPTAPARWVVDPDFNLDYHVRRLRVAEPGSLRELLDLAELMLQAPMDTSRPLWTATLVEGLADGRAAALLHMSHAVTDGVGGMEMFGQLYDLERDPPARRMAPMPVPKDLSPEDLMRDGINRLPVTLLGGLRGLVTGSAQIATRVVENPLGAAAGVVDYARSSLRMMQQATAPSPLLRRRSLSSRTVTLDIDLADLHRAAKAAGGSINDAYLAGMCGALRRYHVALGVPIATLPMAVPVNLRTGTDPAGGNRFTGVNLAAPIGEGDPAARIGKIRAQMTQRREERALGLLGVIAPVLSVLPTPALESLEGSVIAADVQASNIPMYPGETYLAGAKVLRQYGLGPLPGVAVMAVLLSRNGLCTISARYDRAAITDEALFARCLQDGFDEVLVLAGDPAPRSRPASIPSPTGSERA; from the coding sequence GTGGGTAAGGAGGTCAACGCCGCCGGCCTGCCCGTCGAGCTGAGCGCGGTGGACTACCTGCTGCATCGCGGCGAGGCCAACCCCCGGACGCGATCGGGCATCTTGAGCCTGGAGATCCTCGACACCACCCCGGACTGGTCGCGGTTTCGGGCCACCTTCGAGGCCGCGTCCCGCAAGGCGCTGCGGCTGCGCGAGAAAGTGGTGGTGCCCACCCTGCCGACCGCGCCGGCCCGCTGGGTGGTCGACCCGGATTTCAACCTCGACTACCACGTGCGGCGGTTGCGGGTGGCCGAGCCGGGCTCGCTGCGGGAGCTGCTCGACCTGGCCGAGCTGATGCTGCAGGCGCCGATGGACACCTCCCGGCCGCTGTGGACCGCGACGTTGGTCGAGGGGCTGGCCGACGGCCGGGCGGCGGCCCTGCTGCACATGAGCCATGCGGTCACCGACGGTGTCGGCGGGATGGAGATGTTCGGCCAGCTTTACGACCTCGAGCGTGATCCCCCGGCGCGACGGATGGCGCCCATGCCGGTGCCCAAGGATCTGTCTCCGGAGGATCTGATGCGCGACGGCATCAACCGGTTGCCGGTGACGCTGCTGGGCGGCCTGCGCGGGTTGGTGACCGGCTCCGCGCAGATCGCGACCCGGGTGGTGGAGAACCCGCTGGGTGCGGCGGCCGGGGTCGTCGACTACGCCCGGTCCAGCCTGCGGATGATGCAGCAGGCCACCGCCCCGTCTCCGTTGCTGCGCCGGCGCAGCCTGTCGAGCCGCACCGTCACCCTCGATATCGACCTGGCCGACCTGCACCGGGCGGCCAAGGCCGCGGGGGGATCGATCAACGACGCCTACCTGGCCGGCATGTGTGGGGCGCTGCGTCGCTACCACGTCGCGCTCGGGGTGCCGATCGCGACGTTGCCGATGGCGGTCCCGGTCAATCTGCGGACGGGCACCGACCCAGCCGGCGGCAACCGGTTCACCGGGGTGAATCTGGCCGCGCCGATCGGGGAGGGGGACCCGGCGGCACGGATCGGCAAGATCCGAGCCCAGATGACCCAGCGCCGCGAGGAGCGGGCCCTGGGTCTGCTCGGCGTGATCGCCCCGGTGTTGAGTGTGCTGCCGACCCCCGCCCTGGAGTCGCTGGAGGGATCGGTGATCGCCGCCGACGTGCAGGCGAGCAACATCCCGATGTATCCCGGAGAAACCTATCTTGCCGGAGCGAAGGTGTTGCGCCAGTACGGGTTGGGGCCATTGCCCGGGGTTGCGGTCATGGCAGTATTGTTGTCGCGCAACGGGTTGTGCACGATCAGTGCGCGATATGACCGAGCGGCGATCACCGATGAGGCACTGTTCGCGCGCTGTCTGCAGGACGGGTTCGACGAGGTGCTCGTGCTGGCCGGGGATCCCGCGCCGCGATCACGGCCGGCATCCATCCCTTCCCCGACCGGATCGGAGCGAGCATGA
- a CDS encoding HAD-IB family hydrolase, whose amino-acid sequence MTTQGDMRLPGSVAEVAASAPGPKIGAFFDLDGTLVAGFTGVILTRERFRHRDMGLGELVSMLAAGVNHQLGRIEFEGLINTAAAALRGRPLSDVTEIGERMFTQKIEPRVYPEMRELVRAHLNRGHTVVLSSSALTIQVDPVARFLGIPNTLTNRFETDENGVLTGRVVEPILWGPGKADAVQGFAAAHDIDLKDSYFYADGDEDVALMYLVGNPRPTNPEGKMATVAKKRGWPILRFSSRSGVGFTGAVRTLAGVGSLVPIATGAIWWGLLTRSRRRGVNFFTANWQRMVLAAGGVGLNVLGEKNLTAQRPAVFIFNHRNQVDPLIVGALVRDNYTGVGKKELARDPVLGALGRALDVAFIDRDDSQAAVEALHEVEERARDGLSIVIAPEGTRLDTTEVGPFKKGAFRMAMATGLPIVPIVIRNAEQVASRDSITMNPGTVDVAVFPPISVSDWTLGDLDDRIAAVRQLYLDTIADWPVGELPDVDLDGAAPRAAERTAAKPRAKKTPTKPPAKKTPAKKSAGAATKGATKRAVKKSTPRPSRATTDGPADRARPRGRS is encoded by the coding sequence ATGACAACGCAAGGCGATATGCGCCTACCCGGCTCGGTGGCCGAGGTCGCCGCCAGCGCGCCCGGGCCCAAGATCGGCGCCTTCTTCGACCTCGACGGCACGCTGGTCGCCGGGTTCACCGGGGTGATCTTGACCCGGGAACGGTTCCGTCACCGCGACATGGGCCTCGGCGAGCTGGTCAGCATGCTCGCCGCCGGGGTGAACCACCAACTCGGCCGCATCGAATTCGAGGGGCTGATCAACACCGCCGCCGCGGCGCTGCGCGGGAGGCCGTTGAGCGACGTCACCGAGATCGGCGAGCGGATGTTCACCCAGAAGATCGAGCCGCGGGTGTACCCGGAGATGCGCGAGCTGGTGCGCGCCCACCTCAACCGCGGCCACACCGTGGTGCTCAGTTCTTCGGCGCTGACCATCCAGGTCGATCCGGTGGCCCGGTTCCTGGGCATTCCCAACACATTGACCAACCGGTTCGAGACCGACGAGAACGGCGTGCTCACCGGCCGTGTGGTCGAACCGATCCTGTGGGGGCCGGGCAAAGCCGATGCGGTACAGGGGTTCGCCGCCGCGCACGACATCGACTTGAAAGACAGCTATTTCTACGCCGACGGCGACGAAGACGTGGCGCTGATGTATTTGGTCGGCAACCCGCGGCCGACCAACCCGGAGGGCAAGATGGCCACGGTCGCCAAGAAGCGGGGCTGGCCGATCCTGCGGTTCTCCAGCCGCAGCGGTGTCGGGTTCACCGGTGCGGTGCGCACCCTGGCCGGCGTCGGCTCTCTGGTGCCGATCGCCACCGGCGCTATCTGGTGGGGTCTGTTGACCCGCAGCCGGCGTCGCGGGGTGAACTTCTTCACCGCCAACTGGCAGCGGATGGTGCTGGCCGCCGGTGGGGTCGGCCTCAACGTCCTCGGTGAAAAGAACCTCACCGCACAGCGACCGGCGGTGTTCATCTTCAACCACCGCAACCAGGTTGATCCGCTGATCGTCGGGGCGTTGGTGCGGGACAACTACACCGGGGTGGGCAAGAAGGAACTCGCCAGAGACCCGGTGCTCGGTGCGCTGGGCCGGGCTCTGGACGTCGCGTTCATCGACCGCGACGACAGTCAGGCGGCCGTCGAGGCGCTGCATGAGGTCGAAGAACGCGCCCGCGACGGGCTGTCGATCGTGATCGCCCCGGAGGGCACCCGGCTGGACACCACCGAGGTGGGGCCGTTCAAAAAGGGCGCGTTCCGGATGGCGATGGCCACCGGGCTGCCGATCGTGCCGATCGTCATCCGCAACGCCGAGCAGGTCGCCTCGCGGGATTCGATCACGATGAACCCCGGCACGGTCGACGTCGCGGTCTTCCCCCCGATCTCGGTGTCCGACTGGACCTTGGGCGATCTCGACGACCGGATCGCGGCGGTGCGCCAACTGTATCTGGACACCATCGCCGACTGGCCGGTCGGCGAACTTCCCGACGTCGACCTCGACGGTGCCGCACCGCGGGCCGCCGAGCGCACCGCCGCGAAACCGCGGGCGAAAAAGACGCCGACGAAACCGCCGGCCAAAAAGACCCCCGCCAAAAAATCGGCGGGTGCTGCAACGAAGGGAGCGACAAAGCGGGCGGTGAAAAAGTCGACGCCCAGACCCTCGCGCGCAACGACCGACGGCCCCGCCGACAGGGCCCGGCCCCGAGGCCGCTCATGA